A window from Sphingopyxis alaskensis RB2256 encodes these proteins:
- a CDS encoding glycerol-3-phosphate dehydrogenase — MFDIAIIGGGVNGCGIARDAAGRGARVLLLEAQDLASGTSSASTKLIHGGLRYLEHHEFGLVRESLSERERLWAIAPHIVRPMRFVLPHVAGLRPRWLLRLGLFLYDHIGGRKRLPATETIALRDHVAGAPLKNGFTSGFAYSDCWVDDARLVLLNARDAADRGADIRPRCRVTRFARTGDHWTLDTPGGQFHAHVIVNAAGPAALEVSQLGGVATGRRVRLVRGSHIVVPRLFDHHYSYFFQLPDGRIFFAIPYERDFTLIGTTDRDHDGALTDVRASDEEIAYLCEGANRFFRKTISPADVTWSYAGVRPLVDDGSGRPEAATRGYDLDLSSESDGPALLSVFGGKITTYRRLAEDAVDLLARRLPALTGTRWTGDVPLPGGDFAIDGFADLAQSLGRRYAFLQPPWTERLARSYGTRAFDILGGVSRFEDCGRHYGSGLTDREVAYLVEQEWCRTVEDLLWRRSKLGLHLDAAARRLLAAAFEERECA; from the coding sequence ATGTTCGACATCGCCATCATCGGCGGCGGGGTCAACGGCTGCGGGATCGCGCGCGATGCGGCGGGGCGGGGCGCGCGCGTTCTGTTGCTCGAAGCGCAGGATCTGGCGAGCGGAACGTCATCGGCATCGACCAAGCTGATCCATGGCGGACTTCGCTATCTCGAACACCATGAGTTCGGCCTGGTCCGCGAATCGCTTTCGGAACGCGAGCGTCTGTGGGCGATCGCGCCGCATATCGTGCGACCGATGCGCTTCGTGCTGCCCCATGTGGCCGGATTGCGTCCGCGATGGCTCCTGCGCCTGGGACTGTTTCTTTATGACCATATCGGCGGACGGAAACGTCTTCCCGCCACCGAAACGATCGCCTTGCGCGATCATGTCGCGGGCGCGCCGCTGAAGAACGGGTTTACGTCGGGCTTTGCCTATTCGGACTGCTGGGTCGATGACGCGCGGCTGGTTCTTCTCAATGCGCGCGACGCGGCCGACCGCGGGGCGGATATTCGCCCGCGCTGCCGTGTCACGCGCTTCGCGCGGACCGGCGACCATTGGACGCTCGATACGCCGGGCGGGCAGTTTCACGCGCATGTCATCGTCAACGCGGCCGGCCCCGCGGCGCTCGAAGTTTCGCAACTGGGCGGCGTGGCGACCGGCCGCCGCGTGCGGCTCGTCCGCGGCTCGCATATCGTCGTGCCCAGGCTCTTCGACCACCACTACAGCTATTTTTTCCAGCTTCCCGACGGGCGGATATTTTTCGCCATCCCCTATGAGCGCGACTTCACGCTGATCGGCACGACCGATCGTGACCATGACGGCGCTCTGACCGATGTGCGCGCTTCCGATGAGGAGATCGCCTATCTGTGCGAGGGGGCCAATCGCTTCTTTCGCAAGACGATCTCGCCGGCCGATGTGACCTGGAGCTATGCAGGGGTGCGGCCGCTGGTCGACGATGGATCGGGACGGCCCGAGGCGGCGACGCGCGGCTATGATCTGGATCTCTCGTCGGAGAGCGACGGTCCGGCGCTGCTTTCGGTCTTTGGCGGCAAGATCACCACCTATCGCCGCCTTGCCGAAGACGCGGTCGATCTGCTTGCGCGCCGCCTGCCCGCATTGACGGGGACCCGCTGGACCGGCGATGTGCCGCTCCCCGGTGGAGATTTTGCGATCGACGGGTTTGCCGACCTCGCCCAATCGCTGGGCCGCCGCTATGCTTTTCTGCAACCGCCGTGGACCGAACGCCTTGCGCGCAGCTACGGCACCAGGGCGTTTGACATTCTGGGCGGCGTCTCGCGGTTCGAGGATTGCGGGCGGCATTATGGCTCTGGACTCACCGACCGCGAGGTCGCCTATCTCGTCGAGCAGGAATGGTGCCGCACGGTCGAGGATCTGCTTTGGCGCCGCAGCAAGCTGGGGCTGCATCTCGACGCCGCGGCGCGGCGTTTGCTTGCCGCCGCTTTTGAAGAAAGGGAATGCGCGTGA